The genomic stretch TAAAATCCGGCGCTGATGAATAAGCTGGTATTAGTAGTATCCCTGGTTGTTTTTGCCTTTATCTGCTGCAAAAAAAGCAGCAACAACAATCCGGACCCCGGTCCGGGCAATCCATCACGCATTGACTCTTCCAGGAAATTCCCGGCCATCAGTGATTCTGCACTGATGACCAAAATTCAACAACAGACCTTCCGGTATTTCTGGGATTTTGCCCATCCGGTCAGCGGCCTGTCGCGCGAAAGAAGTAATGGCGATAATGAAGTGGTGACCTCCGGCGGCTCGGGCTTTGGGATCATGAGCATCCTGGTTGGTGTACACCGCTCCTTTGTGACAAGGGCCGAAGCCCTGGCAAGACTCCAGATCATTGTTACTTTTTTGAAAGACAAAGCCGTTACTGTGCACGGTGCCTATCCGCACTGGCTCAATGGAACCTCAGGCGCCATTGTCCCTTTTAGCGCCAATGATAATGGCGCTGACCTGGTGGAAACTTCCTATCTCATCCAGGGACTGCTCTGCGCCCGCCAGTTCTTCAATGGCGGCAATAGCGCTGAAGCTACGTTACGCACGGATATCAATACCATCGTGGATAAAGTGGACTGGGACTGGTTCCGGCGCGGGGGACAACAGCAGCTGTACTGGCATTTCAGCGCCGATAAAGGCTGGACCATGAACCTGCCCATCAACGGCTGGAACGAATGCCTGATCACCTATGTACTGGCAGCCTCAGCTAA from Candidatus Pseudobacter hemicellulosilyticus encodes the following:
- a CDS encoding glucoamylase family protein, yielding MNKLVLVVSLVVFAFICCKKSSNNNPDPGPGNPSRIDSSRKFPAISDSALMTKIQQQTFRYFWDFAHPVSGLSRERSNGDNEVVTSGGSGFGIMSILVGVHRSFVTRAEALARLQIIVTFLKDKAVTVHGAYPHWLNGTSGAIVPFSANDNGADLVETSYLIQGLLCARQFFNGGNSAEATLRTDINTIVDKVDWDWFRRGGQQQLYWHFSADKGWTMNLPINGWNECLITYVLAASAKNNPIPKTVYDNGWARNGALRNGNTFYGYTLPLGPELGGPLFLAHYSFLGINPNGLSDAYASSYATQVKNHTLINYAYCRTNPKNYYGYSDSLWGLTASDIPGGYSASSPTNDLGVIAPTAALSSLPFTPEQSMAALHFYYYVLGDKLLGEYGFRDAFSIDQRWFADSYLAIDQGPIIIMMENHRTGLLWNLFTSCPEVQTGMRNLGFTAPYL